One Coccinella septempunctata chromosome 1, icCocSept1.1, whole genome shotgun sequence DNA window includes the following coding sequences:
- the LOC123310803 gene encoding putative serine protease K12H4.7, translated as MKIPLLFLLLVVCLHVDAWKFCHKGRLHGGNLGEPGSRGTLSRSPFVKTLWFKQWLDHFNPRNEETWQQRYFINNEYYQDGGPIFLMIGGEAEASDKWMTQGAWVDYAKKFKALLFQVEHRFYGQSHPTEDISVKNLVYLSSEQALADLATFITKMTDELKLTGKWIAFGGSYPGSLAAWLRMKYPHLIHGAVSSSGPLLAEVDFFDYFRVVDEALESYSEQCLANVKTAHEQVNLLTRHPLGMRKLDESFKLCDPLQTLIKEQKHLSNFWDTLANNFAGVVQYNKDNRIGKTKAGNITIDDLCGIMLNETIGIPVQRLAAINTLLLNATNQTCLDYNYDNMINELRNTSWEGEGARQWTYQTCTEFGFYQTSSYSPHVFGDQFPVDFYIQQCEDIFGSRFNTSFLDRAVDRTNTIYGGLDIDVTNVVFVHGSVDPWHALGITKTKDQGAPAIYIEGTAHCANMYPRDDSDPPQLNQARVEIENHIDSWLRL; from the exons atgaagattccGCTACTGTTTTTGCTTTTGGTGGTTTGCTTACATGTCGACGCTTGGAAATTTTGTCACAAAGGACGCTTACACGGAGGAAACTTAGGGGAGCCTGGTTCTAGAGGCACCCTTTCACGTTCTCCATTCGTTAAGACGTTGTGGTTCAAACAATGGCTGGACCATTTCAATCCTAGGAACGAGGAAACTTGGCAACAA AGATATTTCATCAATAACGAATACTATCAAGACGGAGGGCCAATATTTCTAATGATCGGAGGGGAAGCAGAGGCTTCCGATAAATGGATGACCCAAGGTGCGTGGGTTGACTACGCCAAGAAATTCAAAGCTCTTTTATTTCAAGTTGAGCATAGGTTTTACGGACAAAGTCATCCTACGGA AGATATTAGTGTGAAAAATTTAGTGTACCTCTCCAGCGAACAAGCTTTAGCCGATTTAGCTACTTTCATCACAAAAATGACAGACGAATTGAAACTAACAGGCAAATGGATAGCATTTGGTGGTTCATACCCAGGTTCTCTGGCCGCTTGGCTAAGAATGAAATACCCTCACTTGATCCATGGTGCAGTATCTTCTAGTGGACCTTTGCTAGCTGAAGTTGATTTCTTTG ATTACTTCAGAGTAGTTGATGAAGCTCTAGAATCTTATAGCGAACAGTGTTTAGCTAACGTAAAAACGGCCCACGAACAAGTTAACCTCCTCACCAGACATCCCCTCGGCATGAGGAAACTGGATGAATCTTTCAAACTGTGCGATCCGTTGCAGACTTTGATCAAGGAGCAGAAGCACCTGTCCAATTTTTGGGATACGCTGGCCAACAATTTCGCTGGCGTTGTCCAATACAATAAGGACAATCGTATCGGGAAGACGAAGGCCGGGAATATAACCATCGATGATCTCTGCGGTATAATGCTCAATGAGACAATAGGAATACCTGTTCAACGTTTGGCCGCCATCAATACCCTACTTCTCAACGCCACAAATCAAACTTGTTTGGATTATAACTATGACAACATGATCAACGAACTGAGAAACACAAGTTGGGAAGGAGAAGGAG CACGACAATGGACCTACCAAACCTGTACTGAGTTCGGGTTCTACCAAACATCCAGCTATTCCCCACACGTATTCGGCGATCAATTCCCGGTAGATTTTTACATACAACAGTGCGAAGACATCTTTGGATCCAGATTTAACACCTCATTTCTGGACAGAGCAGTAGACAGAACAAATACGATATATGGTGGACTCGATATTGACGTGACAAATGTCGTTTTCGTTCATGGATCCGTTGACCCTTGGCATGCCCTCGGGATCACCAAAACCAAGGATCAAGGCGCCCCAGCTATTTATATTGAAG GAACAGCACATTGCGCCAATATGTATCCTAGAGATGATTCTGATCCGCCTCAGTTGAATCAAGCAAGAGTGGAGATTGAAAATCATATAGATAGTTGGCTCAGACTATGA
- the LOC123310828 gene encoding uncharacterized protein LOC123310828: protein MDLAETMKNVLAKGMQQASVNDIAASPMGFSGTGYVTEKLYMLLQLYLQNKGWNPSVELLQCFSELKETSMLPSAAYLQMMASRVTLDSQGRLILRENGKIILPFEHFANAVMLKHMNGPHGLHLGIEATVRAVMESYTIGRENFGMEKEFIIEVVQNCPNPACRYYKSQMELTQKTLQHLGNPNYLAEQAANNPDIRSRMSSVDMVNQNALDSKQNQQLMDRPKSVAPPTQQQITAALIQQQNRVLAQQNIDKMNVNLEKQRHQMQLQHQMDLSKSQPKPPPQYEVPITDHKVSDFLRNNLDSLEGLSAANKDLLALHNGAWTSASTSQVKEDVRGEGGQDKIIRAFSEVMKNMARMKTYVRPAMCKPYGKQSEALQKTLIDTIQLIQSLRSFLPPPHIQVSSWKNEDKHRYEET from the exons ATGGATTTAGCGGAGACTATGAAGAACGTTCTTGCTAAAGGAATGCAACAAGCCTCGGTGAATGATATTGCAGCATCTCCAATGGGTTTCAGTGGAACTGGATATGTAACTGAAAAATTATACATGCTCTTGCAGTTATATTTGCAAAATAAGGGTTGGAATCCTTCAGTGGAGCTTCTTCAATGTTTCAGTGAACTTAAAGAAACATCAATGCTCCCAAGCGCCGCATATCTACA GATGATGGCCTCTCGAGTGACACTTGATTCTCAAGGCCGGTTGATTTTAAGGGAAAATGGGAAAATCATCTTACCCTTTGAACACTTTGCTAATGCAGTTATGCTAAAACATATGAATGGTCCACATGGGCTACACCTTGGAATTGAAGCAACTGTTAGGGCA gTTATGGAATCTTATACAATTGGAAGAGAAAACTTTGGAATGGAAAAGGAATTTATTATTGAAGTAGTACAAAATTGCCCCAATCCAGCTTGTAGATACTACAAGAGTCAAATGGAGTTGACTCAGAAAACATTACAGCATTTAGGAAATCCAAACTATCTGGCAGAGCAAGCTGCTAATAATCCCGATATTAGAAGCA GAATGTCCAGCGTTGATATGGTCAATCAGAATGCTTTGGACTCTAAACAAAATCAACAACTGATGGATCGTCCCAAATCTGTGGCACCTCCAACACAGCAGCAGATAACTGCGGCTCTCATACAGCAGCAAAATCGTGTTTTGGCTCAACAGAATATCgataaaatgaatgtgaatttAGAGAAGCAGAGACATCAGATGCAACTTCAACATCAGATGGATCTTTCAAAGAGCCAACCCAAGCCCCCTCCACAATATGAGGTTCCTATCACAGATCACAAAGTTTCTGATTTTCTTAGGAATAATTTGGATAGTTTGGAAG GCCTATCAGCAGCCAATAAAGATTTGTTAGCTCTACATAATGGAGCATGGACTTCAGCCAGTACATCTCAAGTGAAGGAAGATGTTCGGGGTGAAGGAGGTCAAGATAAAATTATAAGAGCATTTTCGGAGGTAATGAAAAATATGGCACGGATGAAAACTTATGTACGTCCAGCTATGTGTAAACCTTACGGCAAACAATCGGAGGCTCTTCAAAAAA ctcTTATAGATACAATCCAACTCATACAATCATTGAGAAGTTTTCTGCCACCACCTCATATACAGGTAAGTTCTTGGAAGAATGAAGATAAACACCGTTATGAAGAAACCTGA